From Corynebacterium pseudotuberculosis:
TGACAAAGCCAAGGGTCATTGAACTCCTGTTGGTTGCAACTATTCCGGCCATGCTCCAAGCGGATCGTGGTCACAGCAACATTGGGTTGATCTTACTTACTCTCCTGGGTGGCTGGATGGGAGCTGCGGCTGCCAACACCTTTAATATGGTTGCGGATTCGGACATCGATCAGAAAATGGGACGCACACGCGCACGCCCGTTGGTCAAACACACTGTGAGCAATAAGAACGCTAGTATCTTCGCGTGGATCCTCACTATTACTAGCTTCTTGTGGCTCTGGCTGCTGTGTGATTCTTTACTCGCAGGTTTGTTTGTGATGTTGACGATCTTCTTTTACATCTTTGTCTACACCAAACACCTTAAGCGCAAAACCCATCTCAATATTGTCTGGGGCGGCGCAGCGGGATGCATGCCAGTTGTTGTTGGGTGGGCCGTGATTACGGATAATGCACCAGCAGGAACCCCCGCGCAGTGGTGGCAAGCAATTGTCTTATTCTTGATCATTTTCTTCTGGACGCCCCCGCATACGTGGGCGTTGGCTATGAAATACAAGGATGACTATGCAAGAGCGGGTGTTCCGATGCTTCCCGTGGTGAGAGAACCAGTCGAGGTGACACGCCAAATCGTGTGGTACACGTGGGCTACGGTGATCACAACGTTCCTTATCATTCCCGCCGCGGGTTGGATCTATGGGACCATAGTTGTGATCTCAGGAATCTGGTTCCTACTTATGGCGATCAGGTTGCACCAAGGCATTAAAGCTGGTGGTGAGGTCAAACCCCTCAAGCTCTTTATTCTTTCTAATAATTATTTGTCCATACTGTTTGTGGGCTTGTCGCTCGATGCAGTCTTAGGACTAGAAACCATTGGCCAGATGCTGGGATGGGTAACAACCTTCTTCTAAGAAGAGGGCGCATCCTATACCGCAGAGATTCCACGGGGATAATAAGCGTTTAATAAAAAAGGCGGGGTGTTAGAGACCAATACAATGGTCTCTAACACCCCGCCTTCCTTGCTTTACTACGCTACTTGTTAAGTAGAGCCCGTCTACGATCACCGACCGGCGAGCCCGTGATGTAGTCTCCACCATTGACGCGCTGAATACCCGAAGCCCATAGTAAAGAGCTATAAGCAACGACTACAGAGCACATGCCAATGTGGATTGGAACTGACCAGCGAGGCACTCCGAGACGGTATTGGATCACTCCTATAGCGGCTTGGATAAGAATCATGAGAATAAGCATCCAGCTGAGCTTCTGAGAACGCCGTGGCGCTAGCTGAAGCATAAGCCCAGCTGCGAGTAACACCGTAGCTGCCAGGTAAACGTACATAGTCCAGGCATGAACATGCGCAATCCAGTCGATATCCACGTTAAGTCGACCTTCCATGCCCACATTACTATCGCCAGAGTGCACGCCCGCTCCTGTAGTCATAGTTCCCGTTACAAGAACGAGCGTTAACAGTACCGCACCTAAAGCCGCAAGCCCACGAAGCAAACTCGGATATGTGCGTTCAGGGGTGCCGTCGTCAGGCTCTGCGATGCGTACATACAAAATAGCTGCGAGCCATACCAAGAGTACTGATGGGAGGAAATGAACTGCGACTGCCCACCATTTAAGATCCAGGAGGACAGAAATACCACCGATAACGGCCTGCACGATAATGCCCAAACCTTGGACTAGGCCATGGATAATGATCTCTTTTCGTCGGTGTGCAGAAACAATCGAGACAAAAAGGGAAACAGCAATGGCAACAAGAACAAACGTTAGAAGCCTATTGCCAAACTCAATGGCCTGATGTAGCCATGGGGCAGCCCCTTTAACTGGTACAAGCGAGCCAGGATGGCAGTTAGGCCAAGTATTACAACCTAATCCTGAGCCAGTAACTCGGACAATCGAACCTGTTACTGTGATAGATCCTTGAGCTACAAGGAGTGCCATAGCTAACGCGCGTTGTGTAGAAATCTTTGGAGCGAGAGTACGGAACAATCCCGCATTGGCTGATTTGTCAACGGTAGTCACGGCGTCAAAGTCTACCGAGTGCGTAGGGATTAGGCGATTTTATCGGGATAACTTTAGCGTGTGATGTGCCACCTTAGTGGTGTTATGGAAAACACTATCCGGAAAATTTAAACCATCGGTTAGCCATCACTGAACCGAGCAATAACCAACCCAGCAAAATGACCACGTCTGCGGTCGGAAAAGAACCACCAAAACCCGAATAGAGACCATCAGACAAGGCTACAGACGGGATTAATTTTAACCACATTGTTGGTTCAGTGGAACCTTGAAACAAAATATAAGAAGCCACCCCGACTAGTATCACCCAAATTAAGTTGGCCAGGCCTAGAACTAACTCGGAAGATAAGGTACCGCCCATCAGTAAACCGAGAGAAGTAAAAGCCGCTACACCTATAAAAAAGACTAGGAGTCCCATGAGTGCTCCGGATGTTGTAGTTGTCCATCCTAAAACAAGGGCGGCTATCCCAAGAACCATTATCTGAATGAAACTAACTGAGAGCACACCTAGAACTTTGCCTGAAACAATGGTCCAGGCAGGAACACCGCTCGCGCCGGTTCGTTGAAGAGCTCCGTAACGACGATCAAATGCTAGGGAAATGGCTTGACCAGTAAAGCCTGAGCTCATGGAGGCGAGTGCAAGCATCATCGGAAACCCCTTATCTAGAGGGTTGGGATCGTCGAGAAGCGGCAGATATGCCAGTGCTAGGAGCATTCCCAGGGGGATGATAAAACTGAGCAGCTGTTGCTCTCCATGCCTTAGAAATAATTTAGCCTCGACAAACCCCTGTGATCTCACCATGCGTGCAATGCTGGCTCGTTGCGGATTGGGCGTGAAAGTACCAGAAGGGAAAAAATCAGCCGAAAATGTACTTTCTTGGTGGGAATGCGGTGCCACGTTAACTCCTCAGCTCACGGCCGGTTAAGTCTAAAAATATGTCCTCAAGGCTTTTTGTCTTGGTTTCCCAAGACGTAATAAGAACGTTCTCTTGTGCAGCGGTTGTAGAGAGTCTAGCCAAGATATCGGGGGATAGCTCGCCTGTAATGCCATAATGAAGCGGTTTAATTTCTCGTACTGCAATGCCTTCGAGGAATCCGCTGCTAAGTGGGAGCGCAGTTGACGTAGAAAAGACTGCTGAGGTTCCGCTCTTTTTACTTGCACGGAGTTCCTCGGTGGTTCCCTCTGCGATTAATCGTCCTTGATCTATAATTGCAACTCGATCTGCTAGGGCTTGTGCCTCATCCATGAGATGTGTAGTGAGGATGACCGTGACGCCGTCCGCCTTGAGGGAGCGTATGAGTTTCCACACGACAAGGCGCGATTGAGCATCCATTCCTGCGGTTGGCTCGTCGAGAAAAACGAGTTGTGGTCTGCCAACTAAAGCAAGAGCCAGGGATAAACGTTGCTTTTGTCCTCCAGAGAGGCGCCGATATGTTGTAGTGCGATGTGAATCCAAGCCGAGTACTTGGAGCAGCCAATCTGTGTCAAGAGGATCTTTGCTGTAGGAAGCAGTGAGGTTGAGCATTTCCTGCACACGAATGCCGGAGTAGGAGCCGCCTCCTTGCAGCATTATTCCAACTTTTTGGCGTACCGCATCTGGATGTTTTGTGGGGTCGATGCCAAGTACGCGAATAGTGCCCGAAGTGGGTTTTTGAAAGCCTTCGCACATCTCGATGGTGGTTGTTTTGCCAGCACCATTGGGGCCTAAGAAAGCTAGGACCTGGCCCGAATAAGCCCGGAGACTTAAACCTGCAACGGCCTCCTTCGTACCAAAACGCTTGACCACATGAGTTAACTCAAGGACAGGTATAGGAGACGTAGTTGGCTCGGAAGGAGTCGAGTTGAACGTAGTCACACTAGAAAGTGTAAAACATCAACGCCGGGCGCGTTTAAACGACCACCACAAGAGGAATAAAAGAATGATCAATCCAAGTGCTGAGGTGAAGTAAATCGAAAGTACGGTACTGGGAGGCAAGGAAAGGCCTCGTGGGAGAACAAAGAAAGAAAGCAATGCTGAATATAAGGTGACTCCCCTGCGGAAGAACGTTCTATTAGCCCATGCCGATAGCGGAAAAATCGCCCATAGCATGTACCAAGGATGAACCACTGGAAAGAAAACAACTAAAACAAAAGTTGCAACCCCAAGGCCTCCGATTGCAGGTATGCGTCCCCAGTAGGTTGCGAGCAGCATTCTGATCATAAAGATTCCTGCTAACAAGACTCCGCAGCCGCGAGTTATTTGCAGCATGGCTTCCGTCTGGTCTCCTAGTCCAAGTAGTATGCCAAACCACCCAGCAGCAACGCCGACAGCGGTGGACAGAGACATCCAACTGCGAATTGCTACGGCGCCTCCCTGTGCATGGATCCATCCAAGTCCTATACCTGAAATAAACGTCACGGCAAGTATGGAGAACACTAGAAAGATAATTTGGATGCCTATGGCACATGCTAGGGAAAAACCATGGCTGCGCTCACGGAATCTAAAAGAGCGTGCTATAGCCATGCCGGTGAAACCGAGGCCGATAAAACCAGTTACTTTCACCATTCCGGCGCATGAAATTAGCAGTCCGGAAGCCCCGAGGTAGAGCGCTGCATGCCCGAATAGTCCCACGCGTAAGTAGTTGCAACCTCGTAGCCCAAGTTCAAAACCTGCCAAAAGAAGGCCTAAAAGTATGGCTTCATTATGAATGCCACCTACTAGATGCAAGATGATGAGAGGGTTAAGTATTCCCAGCCATAGGGCTGCTTGAGGCGTTAATTTGCAACGGATTGCTAGTCGGGAGATCGCCCAACCAGCAAGGGCAATGCCAGCGATAGAAAGGGTTCGGTGTAGGAACACCCCCCAGGCAATGCTATCTCCAGTTATTCGGCTAATCAGAGACGCTAGGCCTAGTGCAACGGGGCCGTATGGGGAGGGGGAATGCGCCCAGATAAAGGGGACACTGCGCGCCAAAGTGTGATCGGTCCCTAAGAGATCTATGGGTCCTGCAGAATAAGGATCGAGACCCATTCGGACTATCGCGCCATTGGCTAGATAGGAATAAATGTCTTGGGTGAACATGGGGGCGCTGAGCAGGATAGGGAGACTCCATGCCGCAAAAGTCCTCCAGAGCAAGGACGTGCTTACCACGCGCCGATCGTCGTTTTTGCTGGGGCGTCGGTTTCTGGAAGGGAGGGCGCCTGTAAAAGGTGCTATGAGAAGCCAGGAGATTACCAGAAGCGCTACTCCGATGAAGCATACAATCATTGAGCTTTGAAGCATTCGAGCCATGATTGATCCACCGATAAAACTGGTGTACGGGTTGTTGACCACGGGAAGCGCACCCGCGCCGAGCGCTCCGAAACCTAATAAAAGAGCACCTAGTGTCCCCATCCACCTGAACATTGCAAAGCGGCGCAATTCTGCAAAAGTTAAATCCGAAGCAGCGCGTTCTCGCGGAAAACTCACCGATTTGTTTTCCATCTTGCGCTTTAGCGGTGCTGCTGGATCTAAAAGGTCGGCACCTGTGACGGCGTTGATAAGCGCAGATCCACCTTGATATGGATGATGTTCACCCAGGGTAGGGACTTTTGAGCCATCTTTTAGCTCTGTGCTGTACGGCGCCGCATCATTCGCGGTTATGTGAAGCTCGGCAGAGCGCGAACCGGGTAAGCCTAAAGAGGGCAACTCATCACGTAGGGACTGCCAAAATTTATGGGGATTGAACTTCACAGCGTAAATACTAGCGGTAGAACTTTTGTGAGGGCTGGCAATAAAAGGCGAGTTTAAGGAATCCGTTCATTGGTGGGGATGAAGAATTATTAGTCGGCTTTTAAGCGTTGGTTATCGTTCTGACGTCTATGAAAAGTTTTAACTGATAAATCTAAAGATGATAGCAAGAGCACCAAAGGTTGGTTAGGGTGTGCTAACCAGCGCTTTTATGGTGTGTCCATGTTGCTGGAATGAATACCGACATATTAATGTTGCTAAATGGTGTCCGAGGATAACGTCTCTGGAAGATGTTTATCCGAAGAAACTTTTGGAATGGAAGAAGGTGACACAAGGACTATGAGAACCACACCAACCACGCAGGATTTACCGGATTCTCGTGGCGGAACCTCACAAAAAGTAGTGCGTTCTGTCGTGGAAACCCGAAGTACCGACGGGGAGACCCGTCGCCAGATCATGCTGGTTATGCTCAAGTCTGGCCCTGTCACCGCGACTCAACTAGGAGAAGCTCTCGGGCTTTCTGCAACAGGCATTCGACGCCACGTCGATATTTTGGTTGAGGAAGGCCTTGCTGAAGTATCTCAGCCTAGAAAAGTGACCGGTGATAAAACTCGTGGACGTCCGGCGAAAAGCTTCAGGCTTACTGCGGCCGGACGCGGGCAGTTCGGGCATGATTATGACTCTTTGGCTGCTCAGGCATTAGCCACATTGAGGGAAACTGGTGGCGAAGCCGCAGTAAAAGAATTTGCACGTAAACGCGTTGCCGCAATCGTTGAAGGGATTGAAATTCCAGCAACGGAAGATGCGAACTCCTTGGAAAAAACTGCATCTGCTTTGGTGAAAGCATTTTCTGAGAGTGGATACGCCGCAACATTGACCAATGCCGCAAATGGTGTCCAAATATGCCAACATCATTGTCCCATTGCTGGTGTCGCCGCAGAGTTCCCAGAGCTCTGCGAGGCCGAACATGAGGCTATTGCAATGTTGCTTGGGCATCACGTCCAACCGCTAGCTTCTATCGCTGAAGGTCATGACATATGCACGACCAACATTCCGATAACTCCAATTCTGACCCCCACAACTAAGACTCCAAATGAAAGGAGTGGTTCATGACTCAGGCGACGCCGAAGACACCGAACCTTGGTGTAACTGCACCTTCGACTGACGATGAGATCATCGAGTCCATGGGCCCATACAACTACGGCTGGCACGATTCTGATGAAGCAGGCCAGAATGCTCGACGTGGTTTGGATGAGGACGTTGTTCGCCACATTTCTGCTCAAAAGAACGAGCCAGAATGGATGCTAGAACAGCGCTTGAAGGCACTGAACACCTTTGAGAAAAAGCCCATGCCGACATGGGGACCAGACCTTTCCTTTATCAATTTCGACGACTTTAAATACTATGTAAGGTCAACGGAAAAACAAGCGACAACGTGGGACGATCTTCCAGAAGACATCAAAAATACCTACGATAAG
This genomic window contains:
- a CDS encoding ABC transporter permease; this encodes MAPHSHQESTFSADFFPSGTFTPNPQRASIARMVRSQGFVEAKLFLRHGEQQLLSFIIPLGMLLALAYLPLLDDPNPLDKGFPMMLALASMSSGFTGQAISLAFDRRYGALQRTGASGVPAWTIVSGKVLGVLSVSFIQIMVLGIAALVLGWTTTTSGALMGLLVFFIGVAAFTSLGLLMGGTLSSELVLGLANLIWVILVGVASYILFQGSTEPTMWLKLIPSVALSDGLYSGFGGSFPTADVVILLGWLLLGSVMANRWFKFSG
- a CDS encoding COX15/CtaA family protein yields the protein MTTVDKSANAGLFRTLAPKISTQRALAMALLVAQGSITVTGSIVRVTGSGLGCNTWPNCHPGSLVPVKGAAPWLHQAIEFGNRLLTFVLVAIAVSLFVSIVSAHRRKEIIIHGLVQGLGIIVQAVIGGISVLLDLKWWAVAVHFLPSVLLVWLAAILYVRIAEPDDGTPERTYPSLLRGLAALGAVLLTLVLVTGTMTTGAGVHSGDSNVGMEGRLNVDIDWIAHVHAWTMYVYLAATVLLAAGLMLQLAPRRSQKLSWMLILMILIQAAIGVIQYRLGVPRWSVPIHIGMCSVVVAYSSLLWASGIQRVNGGDYITGSPVGDRRRALLNK
- a CDS encoding heme o synthase translates to MEKIKAYIALTKPRVIELLLVATIPAMLQADRGHSNIGLILLTLLGGWMGAAAANTFNMVADSDIDQKMGRTRARPLVKHTVSNKNASIFAWILTITSFLWLWLLCDSLLAGLFVMLTIFFYIFVYTKHLKRKTHLNIVWGGAAGCMPVVVGWAVITDNAPAGTPAQWWQAIVLFLIIFFWTPPHTWALAMKYKDDYARAGVPMLPVVREPVEVTRQIVWYTWATVITTFLIIPAAGWIYGTIVVISGIWFLLMAIRLHQGIKAGGEVKPLKLFILSNNYLSILFVGLSLDAVLGLETIGQMLGWVTTFF
- a CDS encoding helix-turn-helix transcriptional regulator — encoded protein: MRTTPTTQDLPDSRGGTSQKVVRSVVETRSTDGETRRQIMLVMLKSGPVTATQLGEALGLSATGIRRHVDILVEEGLAEVSQPRKVTGDKTRGRPAKSFRLTAAGRGQFGHDYDSLAAQALATLRETGGEAAVKEFARKRVAAIVEGIEIPATEDANSLEKTASALVKAFSESGYAATLTNAANGVQICQHHCPIAGVAAEFPELCEAEHEAIAMLLGHHVQPLASIAEGHDICTTNIPITPILTPTTKTPNERSGS
- the mptB gene encoding polyprenol phosphomannose-dependent alpha 1,6 mannosyltransferase MptB, giving the protein MKFNPHKFWQSLRDELPSLGLPGSRSAELHITANDAAPYSTELKDGSKVPTLGEHHPYQGGSALINAVTGADLLDPAAPLKRKMENKSVSFPRERAASDLTFAELRRFAMFRWMGTLGALLLGFGALGAGALPVVNNPYTSFIGGSIMARMLQSSMIVCFIGVALLVISWLLIAPFTGALPSRNRRPSKNDDRRVVSTSLLWRTFAAWSLPILLSAPMFTQDIYSYLANGAIVRMGLDPYSAGPIDLLGTDHTLARSVPFIWAHSPSPYGPVALGLASLISRITGDSIAWGVFLHRTLSIAGIALAGWAISRLAIRCKLTPQAALWLGILNPLIILHLVGGIHNEAILLGLLLAGFELGLRGCNYLRVGLFGHAALYLGASGLLISCAGMVKVTGFIGLGFTGMAIARSFRFRERSHGFSLACAIGIQIIFLVFSILAVTFISGIGLGWIHAQGGAVAIRSWMSLSTAVGVAAGWFGILLGLGDQTEAMLQITRGCGVLLAGIFMIRMLLATYWGRIPAIGGLGVATFVLVVFFPVVHPWYMLWAIFPLSAWANRTFFRRGVTLYSALLSFFVLPRGLSLPPSTVLSIYFTSALGLIILLFLLWWSFKRARR
- a CDS encoding ABC transporter ATP-binding protein, whose protein sequence is MTTFNSTPSEPTTSPIPVLELTHVVKRFGTKEAVAGLSLRAYSGQVLAFLGPNGAGKTTTIEMCEGFQKPTSGTIRVLGIDPTKHPDAVRQKVGIMLQGGGSYSGIRVQEMLNLTASYSKDPLDTDWLLQVLGLDSHRTTTYRRLSGGQKQRLSLALALVGRPQLVFLDEPTAGMDAQSRLVVWKLIRSLKADGVTVILTTHLMDEAQALADRVAIIDQGRLIAEGTTEELRASKKSGTSAVFSTSTALPLSSGFLEGIAVREIKPLHYGITGELSPDILARLSTTAAQENVLITSWETKTKSLEDIFLDLTGRELRS